The following coding sequences are from one Dehalococcoidales bacterium window:
- a CDS encoding peptide deformylase yields the protein MAAALLYDMKKYGGCGLAANQVGFKHRVCVIAVGDMTPIVLVNPLILKEKKPRRVREGCLSLPGLEVEIERPMYVKVKAMDEHWNTRKYTFTGTQAQVARHEIDHLNGILMIDYLETSD from the coding sequence ATGGCCGCCGCGCTACTCTACGACATGAAGAAATATGGCGGGTGCGGACTGGCGGCGAATCAGGTAGGCTTCAAGCACCGGGTATGTGTTATAGCCGTGGGCGATATGACGCCCATCGTTTTAGTAAACCCCTTGATTCTCAAAGAGAAGAAGCCGCGTCGCGTCAGGGAAGGCTGCCTGTCCCTGCCCGGGTTAGAGGTTGAGATAGAGCGCCCCATGTACGTAAAAGTCAAAGCCATGGACGAGCACTGGAACACTAGAAAATACACGTTCACAGGGACGCAAGCCCAGGTGGCCCGGCACGAGATCGACCACCTGAACGGGATACTGATGATCGATTACCTCGAAACCTCAGAC